One stretch of Syntrophorhabdaceae bacterium DNA includes these proteins:
- a CDS encoding ABC transporter permease has translation MITKFQVAYKNLLRKKVRTVLTVVGIALSAWVLVSLLGFNKGYEASLNKDIDNMGFQLMIMAKGCPYEAATLMLKGGTGLRYMDESVMKDITKEPEVDKITPILMSAVFDPNKGESGGIAAYFGVDPKSFSEMKPFLKFRQGGWFKSEEGNEAVMGFEAAELEQREVGDMILMPEKNVQFKVVGILERTGTQDDGTIFVPMKTLQTIFKRPNEITTIGIKLKKGANSGPLEEKLYKLPDVQIVSLAQVKDTIMKLISTAKVMVLSIAVIAIVIAMVGVINTILTSVWERFQEIGILKTIGAMPWDIFKLIWLETSMLCTVGGVLGIIFALILSRVTDIVMRRVLPYAPGGGLVRIDGELIVTTLIGIIVIGLLSGLYPAWRAGRIRPLEAIRGETGR, from the coding sequence ATGATTACCAAGTTTCAGGTTGCATACAAGAACCTTTTGAGAAAAAAAGTGCGCACTGTGCTGACCGTCGTCGGCATCGCCCTTTCCGCATGGGTGCTCGTGAGCCTTCTCGGCTTCAATAAGGGCTACGAAGCATCTTTAAATAAGGATATCGACAACATGGGGTTCCAGCTCATGATCATGGCGAAGGGCTGCCCTTATGAGGCGGCGACCCTCATGCTCAAAGGGGGGACGGGGCTCCGCTACATGGACGAATCGGTGATGAAGGATATCACGAAGGAGCCCGAGGTGGACAAGATCACGCCAATACTCATGTCTGCGGTCTTCGATCCGAATAAGGGGGAGAGCGGCGGCATCGCCGCCTATTTCGGGGTCGATCCGAAAAGCTTTTCGGAGATGAAGCCCTTCCTGAAATTCAGGCAGGGCGGCTGGTTCAAGAGCGAGGAAGGAAACGAGGCGGTCATGGGCTTCGAGGCAGCCGAACTCGAGCAGCGCGAGGTAGGGGATATGATCCTCATGCCGGAAAAGAACGTGCAGTTCAAAGTGGTGGGCATCCTCGAAAGGACCGGCACCCAGGACGACGGCACCATCTTCGTGCCCATGAAAACCCTGCAAACCATCTTCAAGAGGCCCAACGAGATTACCACCATCGGCATCAAGCTCAAGAAGGGGGCGAACAGCGGCCCCCTCGAGGAGAAGCTCTACAAACTCCCGGACGTACAGATCGTCAGCCTCGCCCAGGTGAAAGATACGATCATGAAGCTCATCTCCACGGCAAAGGTGATGGTCCTCTCCATCGCGGTCATCGCCATCGTCATCGCCATGGTGGGGGTGATTAATACTATCCTCACCTCCGTGTGGGAAAGGTTTCAGGAGATCGGGATCTTAAAGACCATAGGGGCCATGCCGTGGGACATATTCAAGCTGATCTGGCTGGAGACGAGCATGCTCTGCACCGTGGGCGGCGTTCTCGGCATCATCTTCGCCCTCATCCTTTCGAGGGTCACGGATATCGTCATGCGCCGCGTCCTGCCCTATGCGCCGGGCGGCGGTCTGGTCCGGATAGACGGGGAGCTCATCGTGACGACCCTCATCGGGATTATTGTGATAGGGCTCCTGAGCGGGCTCTATCCCGCATGGAGAGCGGGAAGGATCCGGCCCTTAGAGGCCATACGGGGGGAGACGGGAAGATGA